One window of the Capnocytophaga haemolytica genome contains the following:
- a CDS encoding porin family protein: protein MKKSTLLFSGLLFLITFAAFGQANIGIEAKAGLNIAMLSNSKNVEEEPMPTFGWQVGSLLTFCAPQGVGFETGLLYTTKGYAFRSRSSYDGCVRGYEEDNTYHTHSYLELPAHFVYRSPKAKVKFLIRAGLYTAVAVSGRISRERKSDGSTWDRESQQLTIATGNNGDLHPFDMGVNIGIGIEVHRFTAGLQYGNGLVNVLPDHIMGNTHNQVLSLTLGYRVLNIEAPKKPPIEVESQPLIDPAPEGEPPLEE from the coding sequence ATGAAAAAGAGCACATTATTATTCAGTGGGCTATTATTCCTCATCACTTTTGCAGCCTTCGGGCAAGCAAATATAGGCATAGAAGCTAAAGCAGGGCTCAATATAGCAATGCTTTCCAACTCAAAGAATGTAGAGGAAGAACCTATGCCTACCTTTGGCTGGCAAGTGGGTTCGCTGCTAACCTTCTGCGCTCCACAAGGGGTAGGCTTCGAAACGGGATTGCTCTACACCACTAAGGGCTATGCTTTCCGCAGCAGGTCGTCCTATGATGGCTGTGTAAGAGGTTATGAGGAAGACAACACTTATCACACCCACAGCTATTTGGAGCTACCAGCACACTTTGTTTACCGTAGCCCCAAAGCAAAAGTAAAGTTCCTTATACGGGCTGGGCTGTATACAGCAGTAGCCGTTTCGGGGCGTATTAGTAGAGAGCGGAAATCTGATGGTAGCACTTGGGATCGCGAAAGTCAGCAACTAACGATAGCCACAGGCAATAATGGCGATCTACACCCTTTTGATATGGGGGTTAACATCGGTATAGGAATTGAAGTGCACCGCTTCACCGCAGGACTGCAATACGGTAACGGACTTGTAAATGTGCTGCCTGATCACATTATGGGCAATACACATAACCAAGTGTTAAGTCTCACACTGGGCTACAGAGTGCTCAATATAGAAGCACCTAAAAAACCTCCTATAGAGGTAGAATCGCAACCCCTTATAGACCCTGCTCCTGAGGGTGAACCACCATTAGAAGAATAA
- a CDS encoding histone deacetylase, which produces MYIAYHPIYNHPVPENHRFPMLKYELLPRQLLLEGIATEADFFAPEKAAIEMAYLVHSKEYVDKFVSLGLSAKEARPIGFVQCQQLVDRELTLVQGTVQGAVYSAQCIVNSEKRTEGRDQGAGGSAQPSRLNPADGVRPQIAFNIAGGTHHAFSDHGEGFCMLNDQAIAARYLLSEGLAQRVLIVDLDVHQGNGTAEIFKEDARVFTFSMHGRTNYPFHKEQSDLDIALEDGTGDREYLRLLEQHLPAVLAQHQPEFVFYQAGVDVLATDKLGKMALTVEGCGERDRIVFEACAERGLPMQCSMGGGYSPQLRDIIRAHANTFAMALQCGML; this is translated from the coding sequence ATGTATATCGCTTATCACCCTATTTATAATCACCCTGTGCCTGAAAACCACAGGTTTCCGATGCTCAAGTACGAGCTATTGCCGCGTCAGTTGTTGCTGGAGGGTATTGCCACAGAGGCGGATTTCTTCGCCCCTGAGAAGGCTGCCATAGAGATGGCGTATCTGGTGCATAGCAAGGAGTATGTGGACAAGTTCGTCAGCTTGGGGCTTTCGGCTAAGGAGGCGCGTCCCATAGGCTTTGTGCAGTGTCAGCAGCTGGTGGATAGGGAGCTGACGCTGGTGCAAGGGACGGTGCAGGGGGCAGTGTATAGTGCACAGTGTATAGTGAATAGTGAAAAGAGGACAGAAGGCAGGGATCAGGGGGCAGGAGGCAGTGCGCAGCCCTCAAGGCTTAATCCCGCAGACGGCGTCCGTCCTCAAATTGCTTTTAACATTGCTGGGGGTACGCACCACGCATTTTCGGATCACGGTGAGGGGTTCTGTATGCTCAACGATCAGGCGATAGCGGCGCGCTACCTGCTCAGTGAGGGCTTGGCGCAGCGGGTGCTCATCGTGGATTTGGACGTACATCAGGGCAATGGCACCGCTGAGATATTCAAAGAGGATGCGCGGGTGTTCACCTTCTCGATGCACGGACGCACAAACTACCCTTTCCACAAAGAGCAGTCGGACTTGGACATTGCTTTGGAGGACGGCACAGGCGATAGGGAGTATTTGCGACTATTGGAGCAACACTTGCCTGCCGTATTGGCACAGCATCAGCCTGAGTTTGTGTTCTACCAAGCGGGGGTGGATGTGCTTGCTACGGATAAGCTCGGGAAGATGGCGCTGACGGTGGAGGGCTGCGGGGAGCGCGATCGTATCGTGTTTGAGGCGTGTGCCGAGCGGGGGCTGCCTATGCAATGCTCTATGGGTGGTGGCTATTCGCCGCAGCTGCGCGATATTATCAGGGCGCACGCTAACACCTTCGCAATGGCATTGCAGTGCGGTATGCTCTAA
- a CDS encoding metallophosphoesterase — MKTYFMNQWVKALAFMVLLLTNISLEAQSFYKPNLSNKWLDKDTSVAGYDGPYIFYEGNKATVYDITMEKGIAKVRKQTFDKGVAGKSFSSQVDASDAIHFKIRDQITNAPAEYPMPEKLIAISDIEGEFAAFKEFLINNGVMDKHYKWTFGKGHLVTVGDLFDRGLLVTQTLWLIYHLENEAEKAGGKVHFVIGNHDIMNMNEDFRYTRKKYFEDAILMGVPYLDFYKPNTELGRWLGSKNIIEKIGDYVFLHAGISKQVSDLGLSVQQMDDAMRPYYFREKEARKMIKDNPVIETLYHYGTSLYWHRGQGTVKETAADTQAYLAKLGAKKMVIGHSLHDGVTYLLDKTVIDLDVEHADGITEGLLIEGGKEYVVDKAGKRSEIRENVGRTK, encoded by the coding sequence ATGAAAACGTATTTTATGAATCAGTGGGTTAAAGCACTTGCTTTTATGGTGCTTTTACTGACTAACATTAGCTTAGAGGCTCAATCATTCTACAAACCCAACTTGTCGAACAAATGGCTCGATAAGGACACTTCCGTAGCGGGCTATGACGGTCCGTACATATTCTACGAAGGCAACAAAGCCACCGTGTACGACATTACGATGGAGAAGGGCATTGCCAAAGTGCGCAAACAGACGTTCGACAAAGGCGTGGCGGGCAAATCTTTTAGCTCGCAGGTTGATGCCTCTGACGCTATTCACTTTAAGATTAGAGACCAGATCACCAATGCCCCCGCGGAGTATCCTATGCCTGAGAAGCTCATCGCTATTTCGGACATCGAGGGTGAGTTCGCCGCCTTTAAGGAGTTCCTTATCAACAATGGGGTGATGGATAAGCATTACAAGTGGACTTTCGGCAAAGGTCATCTTGTAACCGTAGGCGACCTTTTTGATCGTGGGCTGTTAGTTACGCAAACCCTCTGGCTGATTTATCACTTGGAGAATGAGGCAGAAAAGGCGGGCGGTAAGGTGCATTTCGTGATTGGTAACCACGATATTATGAATATGAACGAAGATTTTAGGTATACCCGTAAGAAGTATTTTGAAGATGCCATACTGATGGGTGTGCCTTATTTAGATTTCTATAAGCCCAACACTGAACTCGGGCGTTGGCTCGGCAGTAAGAATATCATTGAAAAGATAGGCGACTACGTGTTCTTGCACGCGGGGATCTCAAAGCAGGTAAGCGATTTGGGGCTTTCGGTGCAGCAGATGGACGATGCAATGCGCCCGTATTACTTTCGTGAAAAAGAGGCGCGAAAGATGATTAAGGATAACCCTGTGATCGAAACTTTGTATCACTACGGCACTAGCCTCTATTGGCACCGTGGGCAGGGCACTGTAAAGGAGACCGCTGCCGACACGCAGGCGTATTTGGCAAAGCTCGGTGCTAAAAAGATGGTCATTGGGCACAGTCTGCACGACGGGGTAACTTACCTCTTGGATAAGACCGTCATAGACCTTGACGTAGAACACGCCGATGGCATCACCGAAGGGTTGCTCATCGAAGGGGGCAAGGAATACGTGGTAGACAAGGCAGGCAAACGCAGCGAAATCAGAGAGAATGTAGGACGAACAAAATAG
- the rfbA gene encoding glucose-1-phosphate thymidylyltransferase RfbA, producing the protein MKGIVLAGGSGTRLYPITKGVSKQLLPIYDKPMIYYPLSVLMLAGIREVLIISTPQDLPGFQRLLGDGSDYGIRLAYAEQPSPDGLAQAFIIGEEFVGEDDVCLVLGDNIFYGQSFVKMLHEAVSTVEKERKATVFGYWVKDPERYGVAEFDAQGNVLSIEEKPQVPKSNYAVVGLYFYPNKVVQVAKDIKPSARGELEITSVNQVFLEDNALKVQLLGRGFAWLDTGTHDSLSEASQFVETLEKRQGLKISCLEEIAYHKGWISAKKLKELAQPMLKNQYGQYLMELIEK; encoded by the coding sequence ATGAAAGGAATTGTATTAGCAGGGGGGTCGGGAACGCGGCTCTACCCGATTACTAAGGGCGTGTCGAAGCAATTGTTGCCGATTTACGACAAGCCGATGATTTACTACCCGCTATCGGTGCTAATGCTGGCGGGGATTCGCGAGGTGCTCATCATTTCTACTCCACAGGATCTGCCAGGTTTTCAGCGGCTGCTGGGCGATGGCAGTGATTACGGTATCCGCTTGGCGTATGCCGAACAACCGTCGCCTGATGGGCTGGCACAGGCGTTTATCATCGGTGAGGAGTTCGTCGGTGAGGACGACGTGTGCTTGGTGCTGGGCGATAACATCTTCTACGGACAGAGTTTCGTAAAGATGCTGCACGAGGCGGTAAGCACTGTGGAGAAAGAGCGCAAGGCGACTGTTTTTGGCTATTGGGTGAAAGACCCCGAGCGTTACGGTGTGGCAGAGTTTGACGCACAAGGCAACGTGCTGAGTATCGAGGAGAAACCCCAGGTGCCCAAATCGAACTATGCGGTGGTGGGCTTGTATTTCTACCCGAACAAGGTGGTGCAAGTGGCAAAGGACATAAAGCCTTCGGCGCGTGGTGAGCTGGAAATCACTTCGGTAAATCAGGTGTTTTTAGAGGACAATGCCCTAAAAGTACAGCTGCTGGGCAGGGGCTTTGCGTGGCTTGATACAGGCACCCACGATTCGCTGAGCGAGGCATCGCAGTTTGTGGAGACTTTAGAGAAACGACAAGGACTAAAAATCTCTTGCTTGGAGGAAATTGCTTATCACAAGGGCTGGATCAGTGCCAAAAAGCTCAAAGAGCTGGCACAACCGATGCTCAAAAACCAATATGGGCAGTATTTAATGGAGTTGATAGAGAAATAA
- a CDS encoding cation diffusion facilitator family transporter has protein sequence MGHLHTEAHTHSHEHTDEHNHHHSHEHGHSHSHEHHHHSVADLKQLNRAFYIGIGLNLLYTIIEFVIGFSVNSLALISDASHNLSDVASLVISLIGMKLAQKTATRLYTYGYKKASILASLINAILLVFIVVKIFIEAFERLFSPPEMAGMAIMITAFIGVIINAISAFLFYKGQQSDINIRGAFLHLMLDALVSVGVIVSGAIIYCTHWYMIDPITSFVIGIVILFSTWGLLKESMKLILDGMPESVNREHILQLLEGNELIESVHHLHIWALSSSQNALTAHIVLKDNVTLEQFMPVKAELKHLLEHEHINHCTFEIDTSGCKCNEIECH, from the coding sequence ATGGGACATTTACATACAGAGGCACATACTCATTCACATGAACACACAGATGAGCACAATCATCATCACTCTCACGAACACGGACATAGCCATTCGCACGAGCACCATCATCATAGTGTGGCAGATTTAAAACAACTCAATAGGGCTTTTTACATAGGGATAGGACTTAATTTGCTCTATACTATCATTGAGTTTGTAATTGGGTTTAGCGTCAATTCGCTGGCTTTAATTTCAGATGCCAGCCACAACCTGAGTGATGTAGCAAGTTTGGTGATTTCGCTCATTGGGATGAAACTGGCGCAGAAAACAGCTACACGGCTTTATACTTACGGCTATAAGAAAGCCTCCATATTAGCCTCGCTTATCAATGCAATTTTGCTAGTATTTATTGTTGTAAAGATATTTATTGAAGCCTTTGAGCGCTTGTTCTCACCTCCTGAGATGGCTGGTATGGCTATTATGATTACTGCTTTTATCGGGGTGATCATCAATGCTATATCGGCATTCTTATTCTATAAAGGGCAACAGTCGGACATCAATATTCGAGGGGCTTTCTTGCACCTAATGCTCGATGCGCTTGTATCAGTTGGAGTTATTGTATCGGGTGCTATTATCTATTGTACTCATTGGTATATGATAGACCCTATTACCAGTTTTGTTATAGGTATTGTCATTCTCTTCTCAACGTGGGGATTGCTCAAAGAGAGTATGAAGCTTATCTTAGATGGAATGCCTGAAAGTGTCAATAGGGAACACATCTTACAATTGCTTGAAGGCAATGAGCTGATTGAATCAGTACACCACCTACACATTTGGGCATTGAGCAGCTCACAGAATGCGCTGACTGCTCATATCGTGCTGAAAGACAATGTCACTCTTGAGCAGTTTATGCCTGTAAAAGCCGAACTCAAACATCTGTTAGAGCACGAGCACATCAATCACTGTACTTTTGAAATAGACACTTCTGGGTGTAAGTGTAATGAAATAGAGTGCCATTAA
- a CDS encoding methyltransferase produces MNLTPALEEKYTHETQSALQAQRLAEEIAFAPVVFQVSRLMVKLGVLDALCDAPEGLTLQQLTAQTRLSEYALKVLLEASLSIGTVIVKGDAFSITKAGWFLLRDKTARINMDFVQEVCYQGLFHLEEALTEARPAGLKVFGDWATIYEGLSQLPKVAQEKWFAFDHYYSDYSFTDALNIIFKRKVNTLLDVGGNTGRFALKCVSFNPDVKVTIMDLPQQLALMRQNTAGKEGADRIGAHPANLLDSAVPFPKGFDVIWMSQFLDCFSEEEVTSIVERAAQAMDAHSELYILEAYWDRQQHETGAYCLTQISVYFTAMANGNSKMYYSGDMIKCVEKAGLKVIDIYDNLGSGNSHTLFRCVKG; encoded by the coding sequence ATGAATTTAACACCTGCATTAGAAGAAAAATACACCCACGAAACCCAGAGCGCTCTTCAAGCACAGCGCTTAGCAGAGGAAATAGCCTTTGCCCCCGTTGTATTCCAAGTATCACGCCTGATGGTAAAGCTCGGCGTACTTGATGCCCTCTGTGATGCCCCCGAAGGGCTCACCTTGCAGCAGCTCACTGCACAAACCCGCTTGAGCGAGTATGCCCTAAAAGTATTACTTGAGGCCTCACTCTCCATTGGGACAGTGATCGTCAAAGGCGATGCCTTTAGCATCACCAAAGCGGGCTGGTTCCTCTTGCGCGACAAAACGGCACGCATCAATATGGACTTTGTGCAGGAAGTATGCTACCAAGGGCTATTCCACCTCGAAGAAGCCCTTACCGAGGCACGCCCTGCAGGCTTAAAAGTCTTTGGCGACTGGGCTACTATCTATGAAGGGCTCTCACAGTTGCCCAAAGTAGCCCAAGAAAAGTGGTTTGCTTTTGACCATTACTACTCTGATTACTCCTTTACCGATGCGCTGAATATCATCTTTAAAAGGAAAGTAAATACCTTGCTCGACGTTGGCGGCAATACAGGACGCTTTGCCCTAAAATGCGTCAGCTTCAACCCCGATGTAAAGGTAACCATTATGGATCTGCCACAGCAGTTAGCCCTAATGCGTCAGAATACTGCTGGCAAAGAAGGCGCCGACCGCATAGGTGCCCATCCAGCCAACTTGCTCGACAGTGCAGTGCCTTTCCCAAAAGGCTTCGATGTAATATGGATGAGCCAGTTCCTCGACTGCTTCTCTGAAGAAGAAGTGACCAGCATTGTAGAGCGTGCTGCCCAAGCAATGGATGCGCACAGCGAGCTGTACATTCTCGAGGCTTACTGGGATAGACAACAACACGAAACAGGCGCATACTGCCTGACCCAGATAAGTGTGTACTTCACCGCTATGGCTAACGGCAACAGCAAAATGTACTACTCAGGCGATATGATCAAATGCGTAGAAAAAGCAGGCTTAAAGGTAATCGACATCTACGACAACTTAGGCAGTGGTAACAGCCACACCCTTTTCCGCTGTGTGAAGGGGTAA
- the radA gene encoding DNA repair protein RadA, with protein MAKVKTAYFCQNCGTQYSKWQGQCYACKEWNTIVEEVVQKELPKAWQEESSPHTVKAPKYVPVSQISTQAEARLNSNNQELNNVLGGGIVPGSVTLLGGEPGIGKSTLLLQIALNLPYKTLYVSGEESEKQIKMRADRIPHKLDNCYILTETKTQNIFQQIKSLLPEIVIIDSIQTLQTDYIEASAGSISQIRECTSELIKFAKTTHTPVILIGHITKDGQIAGPKILEHMVDTVLQFEGDRNHVYRILRSLKNRFGSTSELGIYEMLSNGLREVNNPSEILISKTDELISGTAIAATLEGMRPLMIEIQALVSTAVYGTPQRSTTGFNAKRLNMLLAVLEKRAGFRLGAKDVFLNITGGITIDDPATDLGVAMAILSSNEDIAIEKNVCFAGEVGLGGEIRPVQRVEQRITEAEKLGFETIFISKYSKIALKNTAIKVVKVSKIEEAIQELFG; from the coding sequence ATGGCAAAGGTAAAGACAGCGTATTTCTGCCAGAATTGTGGGACTCAATATAGTAAATGGCAAGGGCAATGCTATGCGTGCAAGGAGTGGAACACCATTGTTGAGGAGGTGGTGCAGAAGGAGCTGCCTAAGGCTTGGCAAGAGGAGAGCAGTCCGCACACAGTGAAAGCACCGAAGTACGTGCCAGTATCGCAGATCAGTACGCAGGCAGAGGCAAGGCTGAACAGCAACAATCAAGAGCTAAACAACGTACTCGGCGGGGGTATTGTGCCTGGGTCGGTAACCTTACTGGGAGGCGAACCAGGGATAGGCAAGAGTACCCTGCTGCTGCAAATAGCCCTGAACCTGCCTTACAAGACGCTGTACGTATCGGGCGAGGAGAGCGAAAAGCAGATAAAGATGCGCGCTGACCGCATTCCACACAAGCTCGACAATTGCTATATCCTCACCGAAACGAAGACACAGAACATCTTCCAGCAGATAAAGTCGCTGTTGCCTGAGATTGTGATCATCGACTCTATTCAGACCTTGCAGACGGACTACATTGAGGCATCGGCGGGGAGTATTTCGCAAATCCGCGAGTGCACGTCCGAGCTTATCAAGTTTGCCAAGACCACTCATACGCCCGTGATCCTCATTGGGCATATCACTAAGGATGGGCAAATTGCTGGACCTAAGATATTAGAGCATATGGTAGATACGGTGCTGCAATTCGAAGGCGACCGCAACCACGTTTACCGTATCTTGCGCTCGCTGAAAAACCGCTTTGGGTCTACCTCTGAATTGGGGATTTACGAGATGCTCAGCAATGGGCTTAGAGAGGTGAATAACCCTTCGGAGATACTGATCTCGAAGACCGATGAGCTAATCAGCGGCACGGCAATAGCGGCGACCTTGGAGGGTATGCGTCCGTTGATGATTGAGATCCAAGCCTTAGTGAGCACGGCGGTGTACGGTACGCCTCAGCGCAGCACTACGGGCTTTAACGCCAAGCGACTCAATATGTTGCTGGCAGTGCTTGAGAAGCGCGCGGGCTTTAGGCTCGGGGCGAAGGACGTGTTTTTGAACATCACAGGAGGTATCACCATTGACGACCCCGCTACCGACCTCGGCGTGGCAATGGCTATCCTCTCCTCGAATGAGGATATAGCCATCGAGAAGAACGTATGCTTTGCGGGTGAAGTGGGCTTGGGGGGTGAAATCCGTCCCGTGCAACGCGTAGAACAACGCATCACCGAGGCGGAAAAGCTCGGCTTTGAGACCATCTTCATCTCGAAATACAGCAAAATAGCCTTGAAGAACACTGCCATCAAGGTGGTGAAGGTGTCGAAAATTGAAGAGGCAATACAAGAATTATTTGGTTAG
- the rfbD gene encoding dTDP-4-dehydrorhamnose reductase — MRNILVTGAKGQLGSEIQANKDRKSNYIFTDADSLDITDKGAVQTFLMQNQIEVVVNCAAYTAVDKAEEEPEKAELINYTAVKHLAEACKERKATLIHISTDYVFGNTKQRPYRETDETAPLGVYGFSKLAGEEAIQQINPRHIILRTSWLYSLCFGANFVKTIERLSQERDEIKVVFDQVGTPTNAADLADFIVFLIESGQYEHKRELYHFSNEGVCSWYDFAVEIVRCIGSNCVVKPCLSKEFPSKVRRPSYSVLDKAKLKRDFDYIIPYWRDSFNKEKTRVPSN; from the coding sequence ATGAGAAATATATTAGTAACAGGAGCCAAAGGTCAGTTGGGCTCAGAAATCCAAGCAAATAAAGACCGCAAAAGCAACTATATCTTTACCGATGCTGACAGCTTAGATATTACAGACAAAGGTGCTGTGCAGACTTTCCTAATGCAAAACCAAATAGAGGTAGTGGTAAATTGTGCTGCTTACACAGCCGTTGATAAAGCTGAAGAGGAACCAGAGAAGGCAGAGTTGATCAACTATACTGCTGTAAAGCACTTAGCTGAAGCCTGCAAAGAGCGCAAGGCAACGCTGATCCATATCTCTACTGATTATGTCTTTGGCAACACTAAGCAGCGTCCCTATCGCGAAACTGATGAAACCGCTCCCTTAGGGGTCTATGGATTTAGTAAGCTCGCTGGCGAAGAGGCAATCCAGCAGATCAATCCACGCCATATTATTCTTCGTACCTCGTGGCTTTACTCACTGTGCTTTGGTGCTAACTTTGTAAAAACCATCGAGCGCCTTAGCCAAGAACGCGATGAAATAAAGGTGGTATTCGACCAAGTAGGAACTCCTACCAATGCAGCCGACTTAGCCGACTTTATTGTATTCCTCATTGAGAGTGGGCAATACGAGCATAAGCGCGAGCTATACCATTTCTCTAATGAAGGAGTTTGCTCGTGGTATGATTTTGCCGTTGAGATTGTACGATGTATAGGTAGTAATTGCGTTGTAAAACCTTGCCTTTCGAAAGAATTCCCGAGCAAAGTACGTCGCCCCTCATACTCTGTCTTGGACAAAGCAAAACTCAAACGCGATTTTGATTACATAATTCCTTATTGGAGAGACTCGTTTAATAAAGAGAAAACAAGAGTACCATCGAATTAA
- a CDS encoding DUF502 domain-containing protein: protein MKREHSYISVLIRFFFQGILILGPLSATIWIIWSIFKSVDNLAPQISQHYPGVVFGVVIVGTMLIGFVGSKLLLGKFVVTAMDYLMMHTPGVKVIYSSIKDMLNSFVGDKRKFTNPVWVRVNETPEIWRIGFLTHQMVNFSDMADMVSVYLPHSYAISGWVIVTASVNVKPAEGFTAQKAMEFALSGGILKGEEKAQ from the coding sequence ATGAAGAGAGAACACAGTTATATCAGTGTGCTGATACGGTTTTTCTTTCAGGGGATTTTGATACTGGGTCCGCTGAGTGCTACGATATGGATTATCTGGTCGATATTCAAGAGTGTGGATAACTTGGCGCCTCAGATCTCGCAACATTACCCAGGGGTGGTGTTTGGGGTGGTGATCGTAGGGACGATGCTCATTGGTTTTGTGGGGAGTAAGCTCCTCTTGGGCAAGTTCGTAGTAACGGCGATGGATTACCTGATGATGCATACTCCTGGGGTGAAGGTGATTTACTCGTCGATCAAAGATATGCTCAATTCATTTGTGGGCGATAAGCGTAAGTTTACCAATCCTGTGTGGGTACGCGTGAATGAGACACCTGAGATATGGCGCATTGGCTTTTTGACACATCAGATGGTGAACTTCTCGGATATGGCGGATATGGTGAGTGTGTACTTGCCGCATTCGTATGCTATTTCGGGCTGGGTGATTGTCACTGCCTCGGTAAATGTGAAGCCTGCTGAAGGCTTTACCGCTCAGAAAGCGATGGAGTTTGCCCTAAGTGGGGGGATCCTAAAAGGGGAAGAGAAGGCGCAGTAG
- a CDS encoding nitroreductase family protein: MTNASILNEIITSRKSIFPKDYSAEPIEEAVLEEIVRSADYAPNHKRTRPWRLRVFRGKEKAQLGKELARLYKKNASAEDYSESKEKAIVQRVEQSDAIVTISIRFSGEVAQWEEVAATAMAVQNMYLSCTANGVGCYWGTPGFMHQLRDFLHLEDDQECYGLFFMGKVKM, from the coding sequence ATGACAAATGCAAGTATATTAAACGAGATTATTACTTCGCGGAAGAGTATTTTCCCGAAGGATTACAGTGCTGAACCCATTGAGGAGGCGGTGCTTGAGGAGATTGTGCGTTCAGCGGATTATGCACCTAACCACAAGCGGACGCGTCCGTGGCGGTTGCGGGTGTTTCGCGGTAAGGAAAAGGCGCAGTTAGGCAAGGAATTGGCGCGGTTGTACAAGAAGAATGCTTCGGCAGAGGACTATTCGGAGAGCAAGGAGAAGGCGATAGTGCAGCGTGTAGAACAGAGCGATGCGATAGTGACGATCAGCATTCGCTTCAGTGGTGAAGTGGCTCAGTGGGAGGAGGTTGCTGCTACGGCTATGGCGGTGCAGAATATGTACCTTAGCTGTACTGCCAATGGGGTGGGTTGCTATTGGGGCACTCCTGGCTTTATGCACCAGTTGAGGGATTTTCTGCACCTTGAGGACGACCAAGAGTGCTATGGGCTTTTCTTTATGGGGAAAGTGAAGATGTAG